Proteins from a genomic interval of Centroberyx gerrardi isolate f3 chromosome 23, fCenGer3.hap1.cur.20231027, whole genome shotgun sequence:
- the majin gene encoding uncharacterized protein majin: MSLQAFSFPLPETRFFKAGSFVYKFKIRGGSSYSGEEVIGENYINQELEDIIRTVLANLDSLQPFSSAHFNVFPYKKPWERVSKLMFKHGEEKLAAYPFIITLYMENNTQTGKQAENNLTSEKEAPRHFPSSSEPLPKRSKRDSPLEEAIIKELMDSDAETQAHMAGTYVDDLHVEEEVEEVEEDDEQEGTRQFVESQWEAGINSQVSSALGEVHAGTAEEVEEEEEDEEEEGGNVGSAPQSPVRPGLLTRLASHIFPFSFFFREH, translated from the exons ATGTCACTGCAggccttctccttccctctccctgagACTCGATTCTTCAAAGCCGGCAGTTTTGTCTACAAGTTCAAGATCAGAGGAGGCAGCAGCTACAG TGGAGAGGAGGTGATAGGAGAAAACTACATCAACCAGGAGCTGGAG gATATTATCAGAACAGTTCTTGCCAACCTGGACAGTCTCCAGCCCTTCTCCAGTGCCCACTTCAATGTCTTCCCCT ATAAGAAGCCGTGGGAGAGAGTGTCCAAGCTGATGTTTAAGCATGGCGAGGAGAAGCTGGCAGCCTATCCATTTATTATTACTCTGTACATGGAGAATAACACACAGACTG GGAAGCAAGCAGAGAACAACTTGACATCA gaGAAAGAAGCACCACGCCACTTCCCCTCTAGTTCTGAGCCGCTGCCAAAGCGCAGTAAGAGAGATTCTCCACTAGAGGAAGCCATAATAAAGGAGTTAATGGACTCTGATGCTGAAACCCAGGCTCATATGGCTGG GACATATGTGGACGATCTGCACGTAGAGGAAGAGGttgaagaggtggaggaagatgatgagCAG GAAGGGACTAGGCAGTTTGTTGAGTCCCAGTGGGAAGCAGGCATCAACAGCCAGGTCAGCTCCGCTCTGGGGGaagtgcatgctgggacagcagaggaagtggaagaggaggaggaggatgaagaggaagagggaggaaatgtAGGCTCTGCCCCTCAGTCACCTGTGAGGCCAGGATTGCTGACTCGACTGGCCAG ccacatcttccccttctccttcttcttcagaGAACACTGA
- the LOC139930004 gene encoding putative oxidoreductase YtbE produces MSSSSSSPSVLLNTGVRMPLLGLGTYKLCGAEDVHRAVDAALAAGYRSFDTAAVYRNEADLGRALRELLPKYGLTREDVFITSKLGPKDQGERAMEGALRSLSELDLGYIDLYLIHWPGTQGLVVADQRNPGNRAQSWAALEELHGQGKLKAIGVSNYTPAHMRELMQSCKVPPALLQVEFHPRLCQAELRSVCEEHSVCFQAYSSLGKGELVTDPVVMEVAQECGRTPAQVLLRWAVQQGVPVLPKSSHPGRVEENARLFDFTLSDSNMDRLSALDCGHKYCWDASEVA; encoded by the exons atgtcctcctcctcttcctccccttctgtCCTCCTAAATACGGGGGTCCGGATGCCCCTCCTGGGTTTGGGGACCTACAAGTTGTGCGGTGCAGAGGATGTTCACCGGGCTGTGGACGCGGCGCTGGCTGCTGGTTACCGGTCCTTTGACACTGCTGCCGTCTACCGGAATGAAGCCGACCTGGGCCGAGCCCTGAGGGAACTGCTGCCCAAATACGGACTGACCAGGGAGGATGTGTTCATAACAAG taaGCTGGGCCCTAAGGATCAAGGGGAGCGGGCCATGGAAGGAGCCCTCCGCAGCCTGTCTGAGTTGGACCTGGGCTACATCGACCTCTACCTGATCCACTGGCCCGGCACACAGGGACTGGTGGTGGCTGACCAACGCAACCCAG GTAACAGAGCTCAGAGTTGGGCTGCGCTGGAGGAGCTGCATGGCCAGGGGAAACTGAAGGCCATAGGAGTGTCCAACTACACACCGGCACACATGAGGGAACTGATGCAGAGCTGCAAGGTCCCTCCTGCACTGCTGCAG gtaGAGTTCCATCCACGGCTGTGCCAGGCAGAgttgaggagtgtgtgtgaggagcacagtgtgtgtttccaggcctACTCCTCCTTGGGGAAAGGGGAACTGGTCACAGACCCTGTGGTCATGGAGGTGGCCCAGGAGTGTGGACGCACGCCtgcacag GTCCTGTTGCGGTGGGCGGTGCAGCAGGGCGTCCCGGTCCTCCCCAAGTCGTCCCACCCCGGCAGAGTGGAGGAGAACGCCAGGCTGTTCGACTTCACGCTGAGCGACAGCAACATGGACAGACTGTCAGCTTTGGACTGTGGACACAAGTACTGCTGGGATGCCTCTGAGGTGGCCTGA
- the badb gene encoding BCL2 associated agonist of cell death b, whose product MAAQFTISDSESEASGEVEEYETDQSSNVQEHLLGHALTVPELRMAASGRLRLNSESHASTVARDEELQARGEGEDGAAGDGAPFRGRSQSAPPALWAAKKYGRQLRRMSDEFDSLLDKGEMKRVRSAGTAKQMQHSKSWWNYLFSHQETEGENSHHENHSHRTDFSSTGSHPFTKHGQVMRREFLTI is encoded by the exons ATGGCCGCCCAGTTCACTATTTCAGACAGCGAGTCAGAGGCCTCCGGGGAGGTAGAGGAGTACGAAACCGACCAATCATCTAACGTGCAGGAGCACCTTCTAGGCCACGCCCTCACCGTACCTGAGCTCAGAATGGCAG CGAGCGGTCGGCTCAGGCTGAACTCGGAGTCCCACGCCTCCACCGTCGCCAGAGACGAGGAGCTCCAGGCCAGGGGGGAGGGCGAGGACGGGGCGGCCGGCGACGGGGCTCCTTTCCGGGGTCGGTCCCAGTCGGCCCCCCCTGCCCTCTGGGCGGCCAAGAAATACGGCCGGCAGCTCCGGAGGATGAGCGACGAGTTTGACAGCTTGCTGGACAAAGGG GAGATGAAGCGGGTGAGGAGCGCTGGGACGGCCAAACAGATGCAGCACTCTAAAAGCTGGTGGAACTACCTCTTCAGTCACcaggagacggagggagagaacagCCACCACGAAAACCACAGTCACCGCACTGA CTTTTCCTCAACCGGCTCACACCCATTTACTAAGCATGGACAAGTTATGAGGAGAGAATTCCTGACAATCTGA